One Seleniivibrio woodruffii DNA window includes the following coding sequences:
- a CDS encoding histidine kinase dimerization/phosphoacceptor domain -containing protein, producing the protein MTQHNSVSMIKNYFVILVFAWTAVAAWSLVWTIRTAEQNTTITALAQGRMALEKDKMFRKWSSAHGGVYTVTTTTIPNPYLSHLKDRDIKLPDGRTLTLINPAYMIRQMYELNKDSKAVRTRLVSDRLLNPVNIPEGWEVNALDQVLKTGKEYYETDSYDSKYDFKLMAPFFIEKTCLKCHAFQGYKVGDIRGAISVVTDITEVKRGENDIKRSAYVGHIILYLIVLGLLRIGYLNLVRMLTQVHDHEKAMNNALSRTESILQSASECIFGVDRMGTVTFINNALAEKLKYPADELVGKSHSMFTHKRDEQGMPVESADCCIVKSIGSGTRINTIETFTRKDGADFSGEMFVSPIFLDNYPAGAVVSFFDITERLAKDSAIEKALEEKNVLLSELHHRVKNNLQIVSGILSLQADAAEEGQQSAQDILKNAQSRVMSMALMHDCLYKSDDLSTIDMADYFSKLIDYYAATFTLSGSMIRFETDIDRIDLPISSTITCGLLINELVTNSIKHAFTDTENPAIRISLKEERGDVVLRVSDNGKGLTKEDQEKDGLGMMLIQSLTEQLYGKLKIESQNGLTTEISFPKRIQKS; encoded by the coding sequence ATGACACAGCATAACAGCGTCAGCATGATTAAGAATTATTTTGTGATTCTGGTTTTTGCGTGGACAGCTGTTGCCGCATGGTCACTGGTCTGGACGATACGCACTGCCGAACAGAACACCACCATAACCGCTCTGGCTCAGGGGCGAATGGCTCTGGAAAAGGACAAGATGTTCCGGAAATGGAGTTCAGCCCATGGCGGTGTCTACACCGTCACAACAACAACCATCCCCAACCCTTACCTGTCGCACCTGAAAGACAGAGACATAAAACTTCCCGACGGCAGAACCCTGACACTCATTAATCCGGCATACATGATCCGGCAGATGTACGAGCTGAACAAAGACTCGAAAGCAGTCCGCACAAGACTTGTCAGCGACAGACTGCTGAATCCGGTGAACATCCCCGAAGGCTGGGAGGTGAACGCTCTGGATCAGGTTCTGAAAACAGGCAAAGAATATTATGAAACCGACAGCTACGACTCCAAATATGATTTTAAACTCATGGCTCCGTTCTTTATAGAGAAAACATGCCTCAAATGCCACGCATTTCAGGGCTACAAGGTTGGCGACATAAGGGGAGCCATAAGCGTTGTGACGGATATAACAGAAGTTAAGCGAGGTGAGAACGATATAAAAAGATCGGCCTACGTCGGTCACATCATTCTATATCTCATTGTGCTGGGGCTTCTGAGAATAGGCTATCTGAATCTGGTGCGCATGCTCACACAGGTTCATGACCACGAAAAAGCCATGAACAACGCTCTCAGCCGTACTGAATCCATCCTCCAGTCCGCCTCGGAGTGCATTTTCGGTGTGGACAGAATGGGAACAGTCACATTTATAAACAACGCTCTGGCGGAAAAACTGAAATACCCTGCGGATGAACTGGTGGGCAAAAGCCATAGCATGTTCACCCACAAAAGGGACGAGCAGGGGATGCCCGTTGAGTCCGCAGACTGCTGTATCGTTAAGTCCATCGGCTCTGGCACAAGGATCAACACCATTGAAACCTTCACCAGAAAGGACGGAGCGGATTTCTCCGGCGAAATGTTCGTATCGCCGATATTCTTAGATAATTATCCGGCGGGAGCGGTGGTCTCCTTCTTCGATATAACGGAGCGTCTCGCCAAAGATTCCGCAATTGAAAAGGCGCTGGAGGAGAAGAACGTTCTGCTCAGCGAACTGCACCACAGGGTCAAGAACAACCTTCAGATAGTTTCCGGCATCCTCTCCCTTCAGGCAGATGCTGCAGAGGAGGGACAGCAGTCAGCGCAGGATATTCTGAAGAATGCCCAGTCAAGGGTAATGTCCATGGCGCTGATGCACGACTGCCTGTATAAGTCCGACGACCTTTCCACAATCGACATGGCGGACTATTTCTCCAAACTGATAGACTATTACGCTGCAACGTTCACCCTGTCCGGCAGCATGATCCGCTTTGAAACGGATATTGACAGAATAGACCTGCCCATTTCATCGACGATCACCTGCGGACTGCTGATAAACGAGCTTGTGACCAACAGCATTAAACACGCCTTCACCGACACGGAAAACCCGGCCATCCGCATAAGCCTGAAAGAGGAGCGGGGTGATGTTGTGCTCAGGGTGAGCGACAACGGCAAAGGGCTTACCAAAGAAGATCAGGAGAAGGACGGACTGGGCATGATGCTGATACAGAGCCTCACCGAACAGCTTTACGGAAAACTGAAAATTGAAAGCCAAAATGGCCTGACCACAGAAATATCCTTCCCGAAAAGGATACAGAAATCTTAA
- a CDS encoding KUP/HAK/KT family potassium transporter encodes MLNRSDLSKILKSLGLVFGDIGTSPIYTLTVIFLILEPTKVNIMGVLSLIFWTLLLLVTVGYTWLTMSLSRRGEGGTIVLMEILNPMLKSGRKVAFFTLMTYIGVSLLVGDGVITPAISILSAVEGLKLIPAFSGISQGVLIAIAAVIAIVLFSFQSKGTEKVAVFFGPVMLVWFGALLITGVAAVADHPEVLLAVNPYYAIEFVATHGVVGFFVLSEVILCATGGEALYADMGHFGRAPIIRAWSMVFFVLIFSYLGQGAFLMGHTEAKNILFEMVYSQAALLYIPFLILSLMATVIASQAMISGMFSVMYQAITTRILPLLKVDYTSDEMRSQIYIQTVNWFLLVCVLIAMFVFKSSGHMAAAYGLAVTGSMTVTGIMITTIFFIRKNYFKSGIAAVVTVADIMFLSSNMLKIPHGGFWSLLIASIPFLVIIVYTKGGRKMYKAIKPVPIQDFLVQYNERYHTASKIDGTGLFFIRDIKFIPPYIAKTMFVNNIIYKENIFISVNITDHPFGIKWQFRDSLADGLQVFDIRMGYMESAADIDKILTSAGIEENVIFYGVEDIMTDNLIWKFYSLIRKVTPSFVQFYRLPAEKLHGVVTRINL; translated from the coding sequence ATGCTGAACCGGAGCGATCTCTCCAAGATATTAAAATCTCTTGGTCTCGTTTTCGGTGATATCGGCACCAGCCCAATCTACACCCTTACAGTTATTTTTCTGATTCTTGAACCCACAAAAGTAAATATAATGGGCGTTCTGTCCCTTATCTTCTGGACACTTCTGCTGCTGGTAACAGTGGGCTACACCTGGCTTACCATGAGCCTCAGCCGCCGCGGGGAAGGCGGAACCATAGTTCTGATGGAGATCCTTAACCCCATGCTGAAATCGGGCAGAAAGGTCGCTTTTTTCACCCTGATGACATATATAGGCGTTTCGCTTCTGGTGGGCGACGGCGTTATAACCCCTGCGATAAGCATTCTTTCCGCTGTGGAAGGCCTTAAGCTGATACCTGCATTTTCAGGGATATCTCAGGGCGTTCTGATCGCTATTGCAGCGGTCATTGCAATAGTCCTCTTCTCCTTCCAGAGCAAAGGAACTGAAAAAGTTGCCGTGTTCTTCGGCCCTGTCATGCTGGTGTGGTTCGGCGCACTTCTGATAACTGGTGTTGCGGCAGTTGCAGATCACCCCGAAGTTCTTCTGGCCGTAAACCCATACTACGCAATAGAATTTGTCGCAACCCACGGTGTAGTGGGCTTCTTTGTGCTTTCCGAGGTAATTCTCTGCGCCACAGGGGGCGAAGCCCTCTATGCAGATATGGGACACTTCGGCCGTGCGCCGATAATCCGTGCATGGTCAATGGTCTTCTTTGTTCTGATATTCAGCTATCTGGGTCAGGGCGCATTTCTCATGGGACACACGGAAGCAAAGAACATCCTTTTCGAAATGGTATATTCTCAGGCGGCCCTGCTTTACATCCCATTCCTGATACTCAGCCTCATGGCCACCGTTATAGCTTCGCAGGCCATGATAAGCGGCATGTTCTCTGTTATGTATCAGGCAATCACCACACGCATTCTGCCCCTTCTGAAAGTTGACTACACATCCGACGAGATGCGTTCCCAGATATACATTCAGACAGTAAACTGGTTCCTTCTGGTCTGCGTGCTCATCGCCATGTTCGTGTTCAAAAGCTCAGGGCACATGGCGGCGGCATACGGTCTTGCCGTTACAGGCTCAATGACTGTTACGGGAATAATGATAACCACCATCTTTTTCATACGCAAAAACTACTTCAAATCCGGCATTGCAGCAGTGGTCACAGTTGCCGATATTATGTTCCTCTCTTCAAACATGCTCAAGATACCCCACGGAGGCTTCTGGTCGCTTCTGATAGCTTCCATTCCCTTTCTGGTCATCATCGTATACACCAAGGGCGGCAGGAAGATGTATAAGGCCATCAAGCCGGTTCCGATTCAGGACTTTCTGGTTCAGTACAACGAACGGTATCACACCGCTTCAAAAATTGACGGAACGGGGCTGTTCTTCATCCGCGATATAAAATTCATCCCGCCGTACATTGCCAAGACAATGTTCGTTAACAACATAATATACAAAGAGAATATCTTCATATCTGTAAACATAACCGACCATCCCTTCGGCATAAAATGGCAGTTCAGAGACAGTCTGGCCGACGGGCTTCAGGTTTTCGATATCCGCATGGGATACATGGAATCCGCCGCAGATATAGACAAAATACTAACATCCGCAGGAATAGAAGAGAACGTAATATTCTACGGTGTTGAGGATATCATGACAGATAATCTCATCTGGAAATTCTATTCCCTCATAAGAAAGGTCACTCCTTCTTTCGTGCAGTTCTACCGTCTCCCGGCGGAAAAGCTCCACGGAGTTGTCACACGAATTAATCTATAA
- a CDS encoding methyl-accepting chemotaxis protein yields the protein MNLFGNLSIRTKINLALGTLMIMLLLCGIIGHFGLTNINNSQISIFSVRLPSMDYLIEADRDLHQLLIAERALTVTPADAPEYKDFLDSYNENLEQTLTRFKKYEDLSKSEHTQEHIDKFHADFAQWKAVSQEVLKLSAENTPESREAAEDLSYGRANELFGTMRENINTLTEINLKDAEEEHNLANSSFTTSQYSFIGVIIFGIIIGAAVGLKLGSVITNSIRATADMLREISAGEGDLTRKLPITSKDEIGNLAQHFNSFTDKLKDIIGTVKMNSESIASGNAELAATSDRLAQNFHEQTMQLSAVASATEEMSTSASEVVHSVQDVTEKAEMANGYISDGRNMLLEAVSSVMSIKSEVENLGQTISQLSNSSEEIGNILNVINDIADQTNLLALNAAIEAARAGEHGRGFAVVADEVRKLAERSQKAIKEIETIIVNLQQESNVASTNMQEASKKVEAGVVVIRNTESMFENIVSSVNTITQASRHIETAVSEQVQAIHNINGNTQILSNGVEQSNISVTEVSNTVTDLQRQTEDLSMLVRRFRT from the coding sequence ATGAACTTATTCGGCAACTTATCAATAAGAACGAAGATAAATCTCGCTCTGGGCACGCTCATGATCATGCTGCTGCTCTGCGGGATAATAGGGCATTTTGGTCTGACCAACATTAATAACTCGCAAATATCGATTTTTTCGGTCAGACTTCCCTCAATGGACTACCTTATCGAAGCGGACAGAGACCTTCACCAGCTTCTCATAGCAGAGCGTGCTCTGACAGTTACCCCTGCTGACGCTCCGGAATACAAGGACTTTCTGGACTCATACAACGAAAACCTTGAGCAGACGCTGACACGTTTCAAGAAATATGAAGATCTCAGCAAATCGGAGCATACTCAGGAGCATATCGATAAGTTCCATGCGGATTTTGCGCAGTGGAAAGCTGTTTCTCAGGAAGTCTTAAAACTCTCGGCGGAGAATACGCCCGAATCCAGAGAGGCCGCCGAGGATCTTTCATACGGCAGGGCAAACGAGCTTTTCGGAACCATGAGGGAGAACATCAACACCCTTACCGAAATTAACCTCAAAGATGCCGAAGAGGAACACAATCTCGCCAACAGCTCCTTCACAACATCGCAATACTCCTTCATAGGGGTCATCATATTCGGCATTATCATCGGTGCTGCTGTGGGGCTTAAACTCGGCTCTGTAATAACAAACAGCATCAGAGCCACCGCAGATATGCTCAGAGAGATATCCGCCGGAGAAGGCGACCTGACCAGAAAACTTCCGATAACGTCCAAAGACGAGATAGGAAATCTGGCTCAGCATTTCAACTCGTTCACAGACAAGCTGAAAGATATCATAGGCACTGTTAAGATGAACTCCGAAAGCATAGCATCCGGCAATGCGGAGCTTGCGGCAACTTCCGACAGACTGGCGCAGAACTTCCATGAGCAGACAATGCAGCTTTCGGCAGTGGCCTCGGCAACGGAGGAGATGTCAACATCCGCCTCCGAGGTTGTTCATTCGGTTCAGGATGTAACGGAGAAAGCGGAAATGGCCAACGGCTACATCAGCGACGGCCGAAATATGCTTCTGGAAGCCGTTTCCAGCGTTATGTCAATTAAGTCCGAGGTCGAAAACCTCGGTCAGACCATCAGCCAACTTTCGAACTCTTCCGAAGAGATAGGAAACATACTTAATGTTATTAACGATATAGCAGATCAGACCAACCTGCTGGCACTGAATGCCGCAATTGAGGCCGCAAGAGCCGGAGAGCACGGCAGAGGCTTTGCAGTGGTTGCGGACGAGGTTCGCAAACTGGCGGAACGCTCGCAGAAGGCCATTAAGGAGATCGAGACCATAATCGTAAACCTTCAGCAGGAGTCAAACGTGGCATCCACGAACATGCAGGAGGCCAGTAAGAAGGTTGAGGCGGGAGTGGTTGTTATACGCAATACGGAGAGCATGTTCGAGAACATAGTCAGCTCAGTGAACACAATCACACAGGCAAGCAGACACATTGAGACAGCCGTTTCCGAGCAGGTTCAGGCAATCCACAATATCAACGGAAACACTCAGATACTCTCGAACGGAGTGGAGCAGAGCAACATATCCGTTACCGAGGTTTCAAACACGGTCACCGACCTGCAAAGACAGACCGAAGACCTGTCGATGCTCGTCAGACGTTTCAGAACATAA
- a CDS encoding aldo/keto reductase, with translation MLYRKMPKTGDELSILGFGAMRLPMKDGQIDEERALAQVRGAIDRGINYVDTAWPYHFGASEPFVGRALQDGYRDKVYLATKLPCWMVNSREEMDKYLNAQLERLQTDRIDYYLMHSLGWDTWKKMLDLGILEFIDTIKKDGRVKRVGFSFHSAPEEFNPIVDTYDWDFAQIQFNYLDRDYQAGLAGLKYLAEKNIGVIIMEPLRGGSLANPVQPDLVQAVWDEADVKRTPVEWALRWVWNYPEVGVILSGMNEEAHIDQNIAVACEAHPLSLTAKELELVDRAEAAFKKLLKVNCTGCEYCLPCPVGVKIPSCFEYYNNRFLFDDLNTAMFRYAMVTGEAFSDKPNNGFASQCVSCGECVDKCPQGIAIPDVLQDVVNVLEAGDFQGRVAGARAFARRTI, from the coding sequence ATGCTTTACAGAAAAATGCCTAAAACAGGAGACGAGCTCTCCATTCTTGGTTTCGGGGCTATGCGTCTGCCTATGAAGGACGGACAGATAGATGAGGAAAGGGCACTTGCACAGGTGCGGGGAGCCATAGACCGTGGGATCAACTATGTTGACACCGCATGGCCGTACCACTTCGGAGCCAGCGAACCTTTCGTCGGCAGAGCACTGCAGGACGGCTACAGAGACAAGGTATATCTTGCCACAAAGCTCCCCTGCTGGATGGTGAACAGCCGTGAGGAGATGGATAAATATCTTAACGCACAGTTGGAAAGGCTGCAGACAGACCGCATTGACTATTATCTTATGCACAGTCTGGGCTGGGACACATGGAAGAAGATGCTCGACCTGGGCATCCTTGAGTTCATAGACACCATAAAGAAGGATGGCCGTGTGAAGCGTGTGGGCTTTTCTTTCCACAGCGCACCGGAAGAGTTCAACCCCATTGTGGATACATACGACTGGGATTTCGCCCAGATTCAGTTCAACTATCTCGACAGAGACTATCAGGCGGGTCTTGCCGGACTTAAATATCTGGCAGAAAAGAATATCGGCGTTATCATCATGGAACCTCTGCGTGGGGGAAGCCTTGCAAACCCAGTTCAGCCCGACCTTGTTCAGGCGGTATGGGACGAGGCTGATGTTAAGCGCACACCCGTTGAGTGGGCGCTCAGATGGGTATGGAACTATCCTGAGGTGGGCGTGATCCTTTCCGGAATGAACGAAGAGGCGCACATCGACCAGAACATCGCCGTTGCCTGCGAAGCCCATCCCCTTTCCCTTACAGCAAAGGAACTGGAGCTTGTGGACAGAGCCGAGGCGGCGTTCAAAAAGCTGTTGAAGGTTAACTGTACGGGTTGCGAATATTGCCTTCCCTGCCCGGTGGGGGTTAAGATTCCGTCCTGTTTCGAATACTATAACAACAGGTTCCTGTTTGACGACCTGAACACGGCAATGTTCCGCTATGCGATGGTCACAGGAGAGGCGTTCTCGGATAAGCCCAATAATGGGTTTGCCTCACAGTGCGTATCCTGCGGCGAGTGTGTGGACAAATGCCCTCAGGGAATAGCGATTCCAGATGTGCTTCAGGATGTGGTGAACGTTCTTGAGGCAGGGGACTTTCAGGGAAGGGTTGCAGGAGCAAGAGCTTTTGCCAGAAGAACTATCTGA
- a CDS encoding MFS transporter translates to MTANKHFSGSIVLLLAVSSGLIVANLYYAQPLVALISKDLGMAPAAAGLLVTMSQIGYGLGLLFIVPTGDMFESRRLIITITSVGILALLGAAFSSDASQFIAASFMIGIGSVAVQIIIPYAAHIAPQEIQGRVVGYVMSGLLLGVMLARPFASIVTELFSWHAIFIVSAISLTVLMAVLYKLMPKRMPQPNMSYGRLLASMGRMFIEIPALRRRSVYQGCLFASFSLFWTVVPMYFSGTAYNMSQAHIALFGLVGAAGVVAAPIAGRIADKGVTKFKSSAAILTAMAAIALPQMAGRSGTLELALLVVCAVMLDFGAIANQVMGQRVIFSLGAEFRSRLNGVYMATFFGGGAAGSAIGGYVYAAYGFSAALWTGLALPAIALVYLITEPKGLYSKK, encoded by the coding sequence ATGACAGCAAACAAGCATTTCTCAGGCTCAATAGTTCTTCTTCTGGCCGTCTCAAGCGGGCTTATAGTGGCCAACCTTTACTATGCCCAGCCGCTGGTGGCCCTCATTTCAAAAGACCTCGGCATGGCTCCCGCCGCCGCAGGGCTGCTGGTTACAATGTCGCAGATAGGCTACGGTCTGGGGCTTCTGTTCATTGTTCCCACAGGGGACATGTTCGAAAGCCGCAGACTTATAATCACTATAACTTCGGTGGGGATACTAGCTCTGCTCGGAGCGGCATTTTCATCAGACGCATCGCAGTTCATCGCCGCTTCGTTCATGATAGGCATAGGCTCGGTGGCGGTTCAGATAATCATCCCCTACGCCGCCCATATCGCCCCGCAGGAGATTCAGGGGCGTGTCGTAGGCTATGTTATGAGCGGGCTTCTGCTCGGCGTAATGCTGGCCAGACCCTTTGCCAGTATCGTTACGGAGCTTTTTTCATGGCATGCCATATTTATCGTTTCAGCAATATCGCTTACAGTGCTCATGGCAGTGCTCTATAAACTGATGCCTAAGCGCATGCCTCAGCCAAATATGAGCTACGGCAGGCTTCTTGCGTCGATGGGCAGGATGTTCATTGAAATTCCGGCCTTAAGACGCAGATCGGTCTATCAGGGGTGCCTTTTCGCATCTTTCAGCCTCTTCTGGACAGTAGTCCCCATGTATTTCTCAGGCACAGCCTATAACATGTCGCAGGCTCATATAGCTCTTTTCGGTCTGGTGGGTGCGGCGGGTGTTGTTGCGGCTCCCATAGCCGGCAGAATAGCCGATAAAGGGGTGACGAAGTTCAAGTCATCTGCGGCGATACTCACAGCGATGGCGGCCATTGCCCTTCCTCAGATGGCAGGACGCAGCGGAACCCTTGAGCTTGCTCTGCTCGTTGTATGTGCGGTGATGCTGGATTTCGGAGCGATTGCAAATCAGGTTATGGGACAGAGGGTGATTTTCTCTCTGGGCGCAGAGTTCAGAAGCCGCCTGAACGGAGTTTATATGGCAACTTTCTTCGGAGGCGGAGCGGCAGGCTCGGCCATAGGCGGATACGTTTACGCCGCCTACGGGTTTTCAGCGGCACTCTGGACAGGACTCGCTCTGCCCGCAATAGCACTGGTCTATCTTATAACTGAACCCAAAGGACTTTATTCTAAAAAATAA
- a CDS encoding DUF2325 domain-containing protein produces the protein MKLCILGGLKRRENDYVDVCARLGCKAKVFNEVTKSFEDNIKCTDCVVFLTGMSSHNMLNAARKICRKRGIDFVVTDKTSPESVSGVVRDVMTAAGR, from the coding sequence ATGAAACTTTGCATACTGGGCGGACTGAAAAGAAGAGAGAATGACTATGTGGATGTTTGCGCCCGTCTGGGATGCAAAGCGAAGGTCTTTAACGAGGTTACAAAATCTTTTGAAGACAACATAAAATGCACTGACTGCGTTGTGTTTCTCACCGGAATGTCCAGCCACAACATGCTCAATGCCGCCCGCAAAATATGCAGGAAGAGGGGCATCGACTTTGTTGTGACCGACAAGACCAGTCCCGAATCGGTTTCCGGCGTGGTTAGAGACGTTATGACCGCCGCCGGAAGATAA
- a CDS encoding CBS and ACT domain-containing protein gives MYVKDWMTHTVHTVDIKDGISTAVKLMHAMNIKHVPVMDHGKVVGLISDRALKEYLPSKSTTLDVFELNYLLDSTNVKELIKHDPIVCEPSLPIEEAANLMLVEGIGCLPVVEDGRLVGIISDKDIFKALVDITGGNKKGYRITFVLVDRSGSIKEAANVIRDHKFGIESILSGHVASEGMRKVVIRSRGEGDGEAMCKAVLEKYPDAEIQFRG, from the coding sequence ATGTACGTTAAAGACTGGATGACACACACGGTCCACACAGTTGATATAAAAGACGGCATCTCAACCGCTGTAAAGCTGATGCACGCCATGAACATCAAGCATGTTCCTGTTATGGATCACGGCAAAGTAGTGGGGCTGATATCCGACAGAGCTCTGAAAGAGTATCTGCCCTCAAAGAGCACCACTCTGGATGTTTTTGAGCTTAACTATCTGCTTGACAGCACAAATGTTAAAGAGCTCATAAAGCATGACCCCATCGTATGCGAACCCTCTCTTCCCATTGAAGAGGCCGCAAACCTGATGCTTGTGGAAGGCATAGGATGTCTGCCTGTTGTGGAAGACGGAAGACTGGTGGGCATCATCTCAGATAAGGACATCTTCAAGGCTCTTGTGGATATCACAGGCGGCAACAAAAAAGGCTACAGGATAACTTTCGTACTCGTTGACAGATCCGGCTCTATAAAAGAGGCCGCAAACGTCATCCGTGACCACAAGTTCGGAATCGAAAGCATCCTCAGTGGCCACGTTGCCAGCGAAGGCATGAGAAAGGTCGTTATCCGCTCCAGAGGAGAGGGTGACGGAGAGGCTATGTGTAAGGCGGTACTTGAAAAGTATCCCGACGCAGAAATCCAGTTTCGCGGGTAG
- a CDS encoding ABC transporter ATP-binding protein: MLEIKNIDVFYGDLQVIHDVSFNVGKGEVVALIGANGAGKSTILRTISGLVAPKAGNIVFDGQAINKLHNYSLIELGLVHVPEARRLFPEMTVEENLDIGSLRGDAKKQRKANKDKIFDLFPRLAERRRQLSGTLSGGEQQMLAIGRGLMSLPKLMMLDEPSLGLAPILVKEVFRVIEQVRSEGMTVLIVEQNVKQTLSIADRAYVLENGKIVMSGIASDLANDEHVKAAYLGV; encoded by the coding sequence ATGCTTGAAATTAAGAATATTGACGTATTTTACGGCGACCTGCAGGTAATTCATGACGTTTCCTTCAACGTCGGCAAGGGCGAGGTTGTGGCTCTCATCGGTGCAAACGGTGCGGGCAAGTCAACCATTCTCCGCACCATTTCAGGGCTTGTGGCCCCGAAGGCCGGAAATATCGTATTCGATGGTCAGGCAATCAACAAGCTGCATAACTACAGCCTTATTGAACTCGGACTTGTGCATGTTCCCGAGGCGCGCAGACTGTTCCCTGAAATGACAGTTGAGGAGAACCTCGACATCGGTTCTCTGAGGGGAGATGCGAAAAAACAAAGAAAGGCTAACAAAGACAAGATTTTTGACCTGTTCCCCAGACTGGCGGAACGCCGCAGACAGCTTTCGGGCACACTATCCGGCGGTGAGCAGCAGATGCTTGCCATCGGCAGGGGGCTCATGTCTCTGCCTAAACTCATGATGCTGGACGAACCCTCGCTGGGTCTCGCTCCCATCCTTGTTAAAGAGGTTTTCAGAGTCATCGAGCAGGTTCGCTCCGAAGGTATGACGGTTCTCATCGTTGAGCAGAATGTTAAACAGACCCTCTCCATTGCAGACAGGGCATACGTTCTGGAAAACGGAAAGATAGTCATGAGCGGAATAGCTTCCGACCTTGCAAACGACGAACACGTAAAAGCCGCATATCTCGGCGTATAA
- a CDS encoding ABC transporter ATP-binding protein → MSLLEVKDVSKYFGGLAAVSGVSFNVNEGEILAIIGPNGAGKTTLFNVINGFYKPSKGEIVFEGAQIGGKKPHEICLAGMARTFQIVRPLRRLSVFDNVLASAFLRAKSKAEAEKIAEEVLKFTDLYEDREVLSKGLPLGKRKRLEIARALATKPKLLLLDESFAGLNPAELDKSIEIIRNIKKSGITVMIIEHHMKVIMSISDRIVVLTYGQKIAEGTPDEIRHNQQVIEAYLGEA, encoded by the coding sequence ATGAGCCTGCTTGAAGTTAAAGACGTTTCCAAATATTTCGGAGGACTTGCGGCTGTTTCGGGTGTAAGCTTTAATGTGAATGAAGGCGAGATCCTCGCCATCATCGGCCCCAACGGTGCCGGCAAGACCACGCTTTTCAACGTGATAAACGGTTTCTATAAGCCCTCCAAAGGAGAGATAGTCTTCGAAGGAGCACAGATAGGCGGAAAGAAACCCCACGAAATATGCCTTGCGGGAATGGCGAGAACTTTCCAGATAGTCCGCCCCCTGCGCAGGCTGAGTGTTTTCGACAACGTTCTTGCGTCCGCTTTCCTGCGTGCGAAGAGCAAGGCCGAAGCAGAGAAGATTGCCGAAGAGGTTCTGAAGTTCACCGACCTCTATGAGGACAGAGAAGTCCTTTCAAAGGGGCTTCCTCTGGGCAAGCGTAAGAGACTTGAGATCGCAAGGGCTCTTGCGACCAAGCCCAAACTGCTTCTGCTGGACGAATCCTTTGCTGGGCTTAACCCTGCGGAGCTGGACAAGTCCATCGAAATCATCAGAAATATTAAGAAAAGCGGTATCACCGTAATGATCATCGAGCACCATATGAAGGTTATCATGTCTATTTCAGACAGAATCGTGGTGCTTACATACGGACAGAAGATTGCTGAAGGAACACCTGACGAGATTAGACACAATCAGCAGGTTATCGAAGCATATCTGGGAGAGGCGTAA